A single window of Martelella sp. NC20 DNA harbors:
- a CDS encoding ABC transporter permease, producing MSDRDISGDLGELETPPPLPRLSALMRPHRLIIIAVAIGLLVLMAVKMRWDWLPEYAGMLATGLWVTVLLLIASTVLGLLMAIPLGLVQVTGPFFLAWPAKIFCTIIRGTPLLLQLWLLYYGLGSLFPGIPGIRESFIWPYLREAWPYGLLALTLSYAGYEGEVMRGAFAGVPNGELEAARAYGMGRWKVLTRIWLPRAIHRALPTLAGETVVQLKSTPLVATITVIDLYSVVSDIRQSTFLTYEPLLFLAFLYLCLTGILVTIFRYYERKIPTRGR from the coding sequence ATGAGCGACCGCGATATATCCGGCGATCTCGGCGAACTTGAGACCCCGCCGCCGCTGCCCCGACTTTCCGCGCTGATGCGCCCGCACCGGCTTATCATCATCGCGGTCGCTATCGGCCTGCTGGTGCTGATGGCGGTGAAGATGCGCTGGGACTGGCTTCCCGAATATGCCGGCATGCTGGCGACGGGCCTGTGGGTGACGGTGCTGCTGCTGATCGCCTCGACCGTGCTCGGCCTGCTGATGGCAATCCCGCTCGGCCTCGTGCAGGTGACGGGACCGTTCTTCCTGGCCTGGCCTGCGAAAATATTCTGCACCATCATCCGCGGCACGCCGCTGCTGTTGCAACTCTGGCTGCTCTATTACGGGCTCGGCTCGCTGTTTCCCGGCATTCCCGGCATCCGCGAGTCGTTCATCTGGCCCTATCTGCGCGAGGCCTGGCCCTATGGCCTGCTCGCGCTGACGCTTTCCTATGCCGGTTACGAAGGCGAGGTCATGCGCGGCGCCTTTGCAGGCGTGCCCAACGGCGAACTGGAGGCCGCCCGCGCCTATGGCATGGGTCGCTGGAAGGTGCTGACCCGGATCTGGCTGCCGCGCGCCATCCACCGCGCGCTGCCGACGCTTGCCGGCGAGACCGTGGTCCAACTCAAGTCGACGCCGCTGGTCGCGACCATCACCGTCATCGACCTTTATTCGGTCGTCAGCGATATCCGCCAGTCGACCTTCCTGACCTACGAACCGCTGCTGTTCCTCGCCTTCCTCTACCTCTGCCTCACCGGCATCCTGGTGACGATCTTCCGCTATTACGAGAGGAAAATCCCGACGCGTGGCAGATAG
- a CDS encoding ABC transporter permease: MNWELLALSPPGWGGVLLRGLVTSLEVAAGGFAVGQVIGIFGAAGKLYGGPVIRDLLEIYTTVVRAIPELVLIVLLYYAGTASLNNLMGALGFSSIDISGMLAGIAVIGLVQGAYSTEVLRGAILAIPHGQIEAARAYGMPPAMTMRRITLPAMLPHAIPGLANLWLVTTKDTALLAVVGFTELTLATRQAAGVTHEYFLFFSAAGVLYLAVTLVSNVLLSILERRVSRGTARQRT; the protein is encoded by the coding sequence ATGAACTGGGAATTGCTGGCCTTGTCGCCGCCCGGATGGGGCGGGGTGCTGCTGAGAGGGCTTGTCACCTCGCTCGAAGTCGCCGCCGGTGGTTTTGCGGTGGGGCAGGTGATCGGCATTTTCGGCGCGGCGGGCAAACTCTATGGCGGACCGGTGATCCGCGACCTCCTGGAGATCTACACCACCGTCGTGCGCGCCATTCCCGAACTGGTGCTGATCGTGCTGCTTTATTATGCCGGCACCGCCTCGCTCAACAACCTGATGGGCGCGCTCGGCTTCTCCTCCATCGATATCTCCGGCATGCTCGCCGGCATCGCCGTCATCGGCCTCGTCCAGGGCGCCTATTCGACCGAGGTGCTGCGCGGGGCGATCCTCGCCATACCCCACGGCCAGATCGAGGCGGCGCGCGCCTATGGCATGCCGCCCGCGATGACGATGCGGCGGATCACCCTGCCGGCGATGCTGCCGCATGCAATCCCCGGCCTTGCCAATCTCTGGCTGGTGACCACCAAGGACACCGCCCTTCTCGCCGTCGTCGGCTTTACCGAACTGACGCTGGCAACCCGGCAGGCGGCCGGCGTGACGCATGAATATTTCCTGTTCTTCTCCGCCGCCGGCGTCCTCTACCTCGCCGTCACGCTGGTTTCCAACGTGCTGCTGTCGATCCTCGAACGCCGCGTCAGCCGCGGCACAGCGAGGCAGCGGACATGA
- a CDS encoding transporter substrate-binding domain-containing protein, translating into MRKFKSALIGAAAVAALLSAGSAAAETVKVGVAAEPYPPFTVPDASGTWSGWEIDFMSAVCDQAELDCVVTPIAWDGIITALTAGKIDAIMSSMSVTPDREKEIAFSDKYYSTPGAIVAAKGSGIEPTAEALSGKILGVQISTTNQDYAEKHFPDAKLKTYQTQDEVNQDLYAGRIDAEIADLVTLQPFLESDDGKACCEMVGTVAEDLDIYGPGIGIGLRKDDTELLEKFNAAIAAIRENGTYEKISAPYFDFDIYGD; encoded by the coding sequence ATGAGAAAATTCAAATCCGCACTGATCGGCGCAGCCGCTGTCGCGGCGTTGCTTTCGGCCGGCAGCGCTGCCGCCGAGACCGTCAAGGTCGGCGTCGCCGCCGAGCCCTACCCGCCGTTCACGGTGCCGGACGCCTCGGGGACGTGGAGCGGCTGGGAAATCGACTTCATGAGTGCTGTCTGCGATCAGGCCGAACTCGACTGCGTCGTCACCCCGATCGCCTGGGATGGCATCATCACGGCTTTGACGGCCGGCAAGATCGACGCCATCATGTCGTCGATGTCGGTCACGCCGGATCGCGAGAAGGAAATCGCCTTCTCCGACAAGTATTACAGCACGCCTGGCGCAATCGTCGCCGCCAAGGGCTCCGGTATCGAGCCGACGGCCGAGGCGCTTTCGGGCAAGATTCTTGGCGTCCAGATTTCCACCACCAATCAGGACTACGCCGAAAAACACTTCCCCGACGCCAAGCTGAAGACCTACCAGACCCAGGACGAGGTCAATCAGGATCTCTATGCCGGCCGCATCGACGCCGAGATCGCCGATCTGGTGACCCTGCAGCCCTTCCTGGAAAGCGACGACGGCAAGGCCTGCTGCGAAATGGTCGGCACGGTCGCCGAGGACCTTGACATCTACGGCCCCGGCATCGGCATCGGCCTGCGCAAGGACGACACCGAACTGCTCGAAAAGTTCAACGCAGCCATCGCCGCGATCCGCGAAAACGGCACCTATGAGAAAATCTCGGCGCCGTATTTCGATTTCGACATCTATGGTGACTGA
- a CDS encoding ABC transporter ATP-binding protein, translated as MKAENNTDGAAEAVAVEELHKSFGDLEVLKGVSLAARQGEVIAIIGGSGSGKSTLLRCINMLEWPTRGRVSVHGEEIALKSDGHGGLMPANRRQVQRIRTRLAMVFQSFNLWQHMTLMQNVIEVPVHVLGVKRDEAIAEAEILLKRVGLYEKRDAYPAFLSGGQQQRAAIARALAMKPEAMLFDEPTSALDPELVGEVLTVIRDLAEEGRTMLLVTHEMGFAREVASEIVFLHNGRVEEQGAPETVFDNPTSERLRKFISTVQ; from the coding sequence ATGAAGGCTGAAAACAATACGGACGGCGCCGCCGAGGCGGTCGCCGTAGAGGAACTGCACAAATCCTTTGGCGATCTCGAGGTGCTGAAAGGCGTGTCGCTTGCCGCCCGCCAGGGCGAGGTGATCGCGATCATCGGCGGCTCGGGCTCCGGCAAGTCCACGCTGCTGCGCTGCATTAACATGCTGGAATGGCCGACGCGCGGCCGGGTCAGCGTGCATGGCGAGGAGATCGCGCTTAAATCCGACGGCCATGGCGGGCTGATGCCCGCCAACCGCAGACAGGTCCAGCGCATCCGCACCCGGCTTGCCATGGTGTTCCAGAGCTTCAACCTGTGGCAGCACATGACGCTGATGCAGAATGTCATCGAGGTGCCGGTGCATGTGCTGGGCGTGAAGCGCGACGAGGCGATCGCCGAGGCCGAAATCCTGCTGAAACGCGTCGGCCTCTACGAAAAGCGCGACGCCTACCCGGCCTTTCTCTCCGGCGGCCAGCAGCAGCGCGCCGCGATTGCCCGCGCGCTGGCGATGAAGCCGGAGGCGATGCTGTTCGATGAGCCGACGTCGGCACTCGATCCCGAACTGGTGGGCGAGGTGCTGACCGTGATCCGCGACCTTGCGGAAGAGGGCCGCACCATGCTGCTCGTCACCCACGAGATGGGTTTCGCCCGCGAAGTGGCGAGCGAAATCGTGTTCCTGCACAATGGCCGCGTCGAGGAACAGGGCGCGCCCGAAACCGTGTTCGACAATCCGACTTCCGAACGGCTGAGGAAATTCATCAGCACGGTTCAGTAA
- a CDS encoding dimethylarginine dimethylaminohydrolase family protein: protein MAEPIRRVMMRRPGKSLISADPAVWHYGKTFDPARAVSQYAVFADLVAASGADILWYEDEGDGLADAMFTHDPSLVTNHGAILLNMGKMLRRNEVAGHEAVYAAAGIPVLGRLTGNATVEGGDCVWVDEKTLAIGRGVRSNAEGIAQVRELLAPHGIEVLSFDLPLWQGEEACLHLMSVISPLAEKLALVYAPLLPAPFYQLLKARGYTLVEAPDDEFMASNGLNLNVLPTRPFEVIAVAGFEKTGAAMEAAGCTVSTFEADALCIACEGGPTCLTRPIWRG, encoded by the coding sequence ATGGCGGAGCCGATCCGGCGGGTAATGATGCGAAGACCCGGAAAGAGCCTGATTTCGGCCGATCCGGCGGTCTGGCACTATGGCAAAACATTCGATCCGGCGCGGGCCGTGTCGCAATACGCAGTGTTCGCCGATCTGGTTGCCGCCTCCGGCGCGGACATACTTTGGTATGAGGACGAGGGCGACGGGCTGGCCGACGCGATGTTCACCCACGATCCCTCGCTGGTCACCAACCATGGCGCGATCCTGCTGAACATGGGCAAGATGCTGCGGCGCAACGAAGTGGCCGGCCATGAGGCGGTCTATGCCGCCGCCGGCATTCCGGTGCTCGGGCGGCTCACCGGGAATGCCACGGTCGAGGGCGGCGATTGCGTCTGGGTCGACGAGAAGACGCTTGCGATCGGTCGCGGCGTCAGGAGCAATGCCGAGGGCATCGCGCAGGTGCGCGAACTGCTTGCCCCGCATGGGATCGAGGTTCTCTCGTTCGACCTGCCGCTGTGGCAGGGCGAAGAGGCATGCCTGCACCTGATGAGCGTGATCTCGCCGCTCGCCGAGAAACTGGCGCTGGTCTATGCGCCGCTGCTGCCGGCGCCGTTCTACCAACTCCTGAAGGCGCGCGGCTATACGCTGGTCGAAGCGCCCGATGACGAGTTCATGGCCTCGAACGGACTCAACCTGAATGTGCTGCCGACGCGGCCTTTCGAAGTCATCGCCGTTGCCGGTTTCGAAAAGACCGGGGCAGCGATGGAGGCGGCCGGTTGTACCGTCTCCACCTTCGAGGCGGATGCGCTCTGCATTGCCTGCGAGGGCGGGCCGACCTGCCTGACAAGGCCGATTTGGCGAGGTTGA
- a CDS encoding TetR/AcrR family transcriptional regulator — translation MSRKTFRRVGDAERRADLIEAMLDCIAEGGMQHATVREVAERAGVSGGLIRHYFETKEQLLHAAYQRTMAVMLDIGAAAEETGEGSPRYRLRDFVVACLTPPMIDARRLSLWAAFVAMARIDPAMGAIHRENYLAYRALIERLLAGACSAEGRQETPDRLARLAIEINAVLDGLWLEGSLAADLFEHDELLKAGLHAVEAITGLRLEEE, via the coding sequence ATGAGCCGGAAAACCTTCCGTCGCGTGGGCGATGCCGAACGGCGCGCCGACCTGATCGAGGCGATGCTGGATTGCATCGCCGAGGGCGGGATGCAGCATGCGACGGTGCGGGAGGTGGCGGAGCGCGCCGGCGTCAGCGGCGGCCTGATCCGGCATTATTTCGAGACCAAGGAACAGTTGCTGCACGCCGCCTACCAGCGAACCATGGCGGTGATGCTGGATATCGGCGCCGCCGCCGAAGAGACCGGCGAGGGGTCTCCGCGCTATCGGCTCCGCGACTTCGTGGTTGCCTGCCTGACGCCGCCGATGATCGACGCCCGCAGGCTTTCGCTCTGGGCGGCCTTCGTTGCCATGGCGCGTATCGACCCGGCAATGGGCGCGATCCACCGCGAGAACTATCTCGCCTACCGGGCGCTGATCGAGCGGCTGCTTGCCGGCGCCTGTTCTGCCGAGGGCCGCCAGGAAACCCCGGACCGGCTGGCGCGGCTTGCGATCGAGATCAACGCGGTGCTCGACGGGCTTTGGCTCGAGGGTTCGCTGGCCGCGGATCTGTTCGAGCATGATGAATTGCTGAAGGCCGGGCTGCACGCGGTGGAAGCCATCACCGGTCTCCGGCTCGAAGAGGAATGA
- a CDS encoding pyridoxal phosphate-dependent aminotransferase produces MHYAKISERLGGLGSDKWAVHLKARAMKRAGAPVLELTIGEPDIAPDPVLAETVIAALAGGRTGYSNGRGEAPLLDALSKRYSARTGRAIGHEHIVCFPGTQTALFAVMLTLVEAGDGVLVGDPLYATYEGLIRATGAEMVPVPLAPGDGFHMRAEMLEQAVTPNSRVLLLNSPHNPTGAVLSADEIAGIGEVCRRHDLWIVADEVYEELIFGNAFASPLDDAGLAECTIAVSSISKSHAAPGFRSGWAVGPAEFCLRLLPVAETMLFGNQPFIADATAAAIERPSGVSSTLRASLKRRAERLVDALSGAPGIACFMPEAGMFAFVDVRATGIDGESFALGLLEAEKVAVMPGSSFGNGAGGFIRISLTVPEETIAEAARRIRRYAQGLAGAGKAASA; encoded by the coding sequence ATGCACTACGCGAAAATTTCCGAACGGCTCGGTGGCCTCGGCTCCGACAAGTGGGCGGTGCATCTGAAGGCGCGGGCGATGAAGCGGGCGGGAGCGCCCGTCCTTGAACTCACCATCGGCGAACCCGATATCGCGCCCGACCCGGTGCTGGCCGAGACGGTGATCGCGGCCCTTGCCGGCGGCCGCACCGGTTATTCGAACGGGCGCGGCGAAGCGCCGCTCCTCGATGCGCTTTCGAAGCGTTACAGCGCCCGCACCGGGCGGGCCATCGGCCATGAGCATATCGTCTGCTTTCCCGGCACCCAGACGGCCCTGTTCGCGGTGATGCTGACGCTGGTGGAGGCGGGGGACGGCGTGCTTGTCGGCGATCCGCTCTATGCCACCTATGAGGGGCTGATCCGCGCCACCGGAGCCGAAATGGTGCCGGTGCCGCTTGCGCCCGGCGATGGTTTCCACATGCGCGCCGAGATGCTGGAGCAGGCGGTCACGCCGAATTCGAGGGTCCTGCTCCTCAATTCGCCGCACAATCCGACCGGGGCTGTTTTGAGCGCTGACGAGATTGCCGGGATCGGCGAGGTCTGCCGCCGGCATGATCTCTGGATCGTCGCCGACGAGGTCTACGAGGAACTGATCTTCGGCAACGCATTCGCCTCGCCGCTCGACGATGCCGGGCTTGCCGAGTGCACCATCGCGGTCTCCTCGATCTCGAAATCCCATGCCGCTCCCGGTTTCCGCAGCGGCTGGGCGGTCGGGCCGGCGGAGTTCTGCCTCCGACTACTGCCGGTGGCGGAAACCATGCTGTTTGGAAACCAGCCCTTTATCGCCGATGCCACGGCCGCGGCGATCGAACGCCCGAGCGGGGTTTCGAGCACGTTGCGCGCCTCGCTCAAGCGCAGGGCGGAACGGCTGGTCGATGCGCTTTCCGGCGCGCCGGGCATTGCCTGCTTCATGCCGGAGGCGGGGATGTTCGCCTTCGTGGATGTGCGCGCAACCGGTATCGATGGCGAGAGTTTCGCGCTCGGACTGCTCGAAGCGGAAAAAGTGGCGGTGATGCCGGGGTCGTCCTTTGGCAACGGCGCAGGCGGCTTTATCCGCATCAGCCTCACCGTGCCGGAAGAAACGATCGCCGAGGCCGCCCGGCGCATCAGGCGCTATGCGCAAGGCCTTGCCGGCGCGGGCAAGGCGGCTTCGGCATGA
- a CDS encoding 5-guanidino-2-oxopentanoate decarboxylase, protein MSTDMSVGEALVHLLEAHGVEIVFGIPGVHTAELYRGLAASKIRHVTPRHEQGAGFMADGYARVTGRPGVCFVITGPGLTNTITAMAQARADSVPMLVVSGVNARSTLGRGQGYLHELPDQSGLIRSFAKASFTLTDASELAGTLARSLALAISGRPGPVHLEIPTDVMVARLPKAEMVAVEPAQPQTDAGALKAATALIAGARAPVILAGGGAIRADLSLRIFAERIDAPVVLTVNGRGLLADHALRVPASPSLAPVRDLLAASDLVIAVGTEFGPTDYDMYADGGFPTLRKLVRLDISEGQIGAGPEADVALVGDSSAVLSRLLDMLPETGGRNGAARADAARRAAMATLEPRVAGEVALLQRLYGATPHARFVGDSTQLVYAGNLYCDAPRPGHWFNAATGYGALGYVPPGAIGAALADPAVPVVAIVGDGGLQFSLGEIGVAAEERLDVVFLVWNNHGYREIETFMLDAGIAPVGVKPPPPDMALIAKAYGLGFRRAEDEAQLVEAVAVCARKGGAHLVEYAV, encoded by the coding sequence ATGAGCACGGATATGAGTGTCGGGGAGGCGCTGGTTCATCTGCTGGAGGCCCACGGGGTCGAGATCGTTTTCGGCATTCCCGGCGTGCATACCGCCGAGCTCTATCGCGGGCTTGCCGCTTCGAAAATTCGCCATGTGACGCCGCGTCACGAACAGGGGGCGGGTTTCATGGCGGATGGCTATGCCCGCGTCACCGGCCGGCCGGGCGTCTGCTTCGTCATCACCGGGCCGGGACTTACCAATACCATCACCGCGATGGCGCAGGCGCGCGCCGATTCGGTGCCGATGCTGGTGGTTTCTGGCGTCAATGCGCGTTCGACGCTTGGCAGGGGGCAGGGTTATCTCCACGAACTGCCGGACCAGAGCGGCCTGATCAGGAGCTTCGCCAAGGCCTCGTTCACGCTGACTGATGCGTCGGAACTCGCCGGGACGCTGGCGCGGAGCCTCGCGCTTGCAATTTCGGGCCGGCCGGGGCCGGTGCACCTCGAAATCCCGACGGATGTGATGGTCGCGCGTCTGCCGAAGGCGGAAATGGTCGCCGTCGAACCGGCGCAGCCCCAGACTGATGCGGGCGCTTTAAAAGCCGCAACCGCCCTGATCGCAGGCGCGCGCGCTCCTGTCATCCTTGCCGGCGGCGGCGCCATCCGTGCGGATCTGTCATTGCGCATCTTCGCCGAAAGGATCGACGCTCCGGTGGTGCTGACCGTGAACGGGCGCGGGCTGCTGGCGGATCATGCGCTGCGGGTTCCCGCAAGCCCCAGCCTTGCGCCGGTACGCGATTTGCTGGCGGCAAGCGACCTGGTGATTGCGGTGGGCACGGAGTTCGGTCCCACCGATTACGACATGTATGCCGATGGCGGGTTTCCGACGCTGCGGAAACTCGTGCGGCTGGATATCAGCGAGGGGCAGATCGGCGCGGGGCCCGAGGCTGACGTGGCGCTTGTCGGAGACAGCAGCGCCGTGCTCTCCCGCCTTCTGGATATGCTTCCGGAGACCGGGGGGCGCAACGGCGCTGCCCGGGCCGATGCCGCCCGCCGGGCCGCCATGGCAACTCTTGAGCCCAGGGTTGCGGGCGAGGTTGCGTTGCTTCAGCGGTTGTACGGGGCGACGCCCCACGCCCGGTTCGTGGGCGATTCGACCCAACTCGTCTATGCGGGAAATCTCTATTGCGATGCACCGCGACCGGGACACTGGTTCAACGCGGCGACCGGCTATGGAGCGCTCGGTTATGTGCCGCCGGGCGCCATCGGCGCGGCGCTTGCCGATCCTGCGGTTCCGGTTGTGGCGATCGTCGGCGATGGCGGCCTGCAGTTCTCGCTTGGCGAGATCGGCGTGGCGGCGGAAGAGCGGCTTGATGTCGTGTTCCTGGTCTGGAACAATCACGGTTATCGCGAAATCGAGACCTTCATGTTGGATGCCGGCATAGCGCCTGTCGGCGTGAAGCCTCCGCCGCCCGACATGGCCCTGATCGCAAAGGCCTACGGACTTGGCTTCCGCAGGGCAGAAGACGAAGCGCAACTGGTTGAGGCAGTTGCCGTCTGCGCTCGAAAGGGCGGCGCGCATCTGGTGGAATACGCCGTCTAG
- a CDS encoding porin: MTIKSLFLGSAAAFAAASAAQAADPVVVIEPVQANYVEVCDAFGAGYFYIPGTETCLNVGGYIRFQIDAQTGANSPDTWNVWTRGQLAITSKTDTELGALTGAIVLNSEYYSNDGSTTTYIDEAYLSLGGFQAGKFLSYWDEGLLGEIDDLAGQTNFNSMRYVYVGEGFVGGLSLDALEPSMVGLSNSGDNVPKLGVSGRVGFQAGGFGAKLDVGYDTYNEEASFRAMASLALGPGSLDLGANYSTGWNAYSNNYDNEFVDYSLPTPTVATGVYAEWALAAGYKLNVTDKFAVTPAVQWTSANVPGADNEDFWSAGALFDYTIVEGLSAKLNVQYTDTPDQYYADDYWAGWFRLQRDF; the protein is encoded by the coding sequence ATGACCATCAAAAGCCTTTTCCTGGGCTCCGCGGCAGCTTTCGCAGCTGCCTCCGCTGCTCAGGCAGCTGATCCGGTCGTCGTGATCGAACCCGTTCAGGCGAACTATGTAGAAGTCTGCGACGCTTTCGGCGCCGGCTATTTCTACATCCCCGGCACTGAAACCTGCCTCAACGTCGGCGGTTACATCCGTTTCCAGATCGACGCCCAGACCGGCGCCAACAGCCCGGACACCTGGAACGTCTGGACGCGTGGCCAGCTCGCCATCACGTCCAAGACCGACACCGAACTCGGCGCCCTGACCGGTGCGATCGTTCTGAACAGCGAATACTATTCGAACGACGGCTCGACCACCACTTACATTGACGAAGCCTACCTCTCGCTTGGCGGCTTCCAGGCTGGTAAGTTCCTCAGCTACTGGGATGAAGGTCTTCTCGGCGAAATCGACGACCTTGCCGGTCAGACCAACTTCAACTCGATGCGTTACGTATATGTCGGTGAAGGTTTCGTTGGCGGCCTCTCGCTCGACGCTCTTGAGCCGTCCATGGTTGGCCTCTCCAACTCTGGCGACAATGTGCCGAAGCTCGGCGTTTCCGGTCGCGTAGGCTTCCAGGCCGGCGGCTTTGGCGCCAAGCTTGATGTCGGTTACGACACCTACAACGAAGAAGCTTCGTTCCGTGCCATGGCTTCGCTGGCGCTCGGCCCGGGCTCGCTCGATCTCGGTGCTAACTACTCCACCGGTTGGAACGCTTACTCCAACAACTACGACAATGAATTCGTCGACTACTCGCTGCCGACCCCGACCGTTGCGACGGGCGTCTACGCCGAGTGGGCACTTGCTGCTGGCTACAAGCTGAACGTGACCGACAAGTTCGCCGTCACGCCTGCTGTTCAGTGGACCTCGGCTAACGTTCCTGGTGCCGACAACGAGGACTTCTGGTCCGCTGGCGCCCTGTTCGACTACACCATTGTCGAAGGCCTGAGCGCCAAGCTGAACGTTCAGTACACCGACACGCCTGATCAGTACTATGCTGATGACTACTGGGCTGGTTGGTTCCGTCTGCAGCGCGACTTCTAA
- the fabI gene encoding enoyl-ACP reductase FabI: protein MTGLMNGKRGLIMGVANNHSIAWGIAKAVHAEGAELAFTYQGEALGRRVHPLAAEVGSDFVVPCDVEDIASVDSVFAAIKERWGKLDFVVHAVGFSDKSELKGQYANTSRENFVRTMVISCFSFTEIAKRAAELMPDGGSLLTLTYGGSTAVVPNYNVMGVAKAGLEASMRYLAGDFGPQGIRVNAISAGPVRTLAGSGVGDARLVYAWQQRNAPLRRSTTIEDVGGSALYLLSDLSSGVTGEIHFVDNGYNILSMPIPEMMRRGDPET from the coding sequence ATGACCGGACTTATGAATGGCAAACGCGGCCTGATAATGGGCGTTGCCAACAATCATTCGATTGCCTGGGGCATCGCCAAGGCGGTTCACGCCGAAGGCGCGGAACTCGCCTTCACCTATCAGGGCGAGGCCCTTGGCCGCCGGGTTCATCCGCTGGCAGCCGAAGTCGGCTCCGACTTCGTGGTTCCCTGCGACGTCGAAGATATCGCAAGCGTCGATTCGGTATTTGCCGCGATCAAGGAACGGTGGGGAAAGCTCGATTTCGTCGTTCACGCGGTCGGGTTTTCCGACAAGAGTGAACTGAAGGGCCAGTACGCCAACACATCGCGGGAGAATTTCGTCCGCACCATGGTGATCTCCTGCTTTTCCTTCACTGAAATCGCCAAGCGCGCCGCCGAACTGATGCCGGATGGCGGTTCGCTGTTGACGCTGACCTATGGCGGTTCCACCGCGGTGGTGCCGAACTATAATGTCATGGGTGTGGCGAAGGCCGGTCTCGAGGCTTCGATGCGATACCTTGCCGGCGATTTCGGACCGCAGGGCATACGCGTCAATGCGATCTCCGCAGGTCCGGTGCGCACGCTGGCCGGCTCCGGCGTCGGAGACGCGCGCCTGGTCTACGCATGGCAGCAGCGCAATGCGCCGTTGCGCCGCTCGACCACGATCGAGGATGTCGGCGGTTCTGCGCTCTATCTGCTCTCAGATCTCTCTTCCGGCGTGACCGGCGAGATTCATTTCGTCGACAATGGCTACAATATCCTTTCGATGCCCATCCCCGAAATGATGCGGCGCGGCGACCCGGAGACCTGA
- the fabB gene encoding beta-ketoacyl-ACP synthase I yields the protein MRRVVVTGLGIVSSIGNDAAEVTASLREAKSGISFSPDFAENGFRCQVWGSPNIDTSDKVDRRAMRFLSQGGAWNHIAMKQAIADSGLEESEYSQKPRVGIIMGSGGPSTRTLIEAADITRKNGSPKRIGPFAVPKAMSSTASATLATWFKIHGINYSISSACSTSAHCIGNAVEMIQWGKQDMMFAGGHEDLDWTMSNLFDAMGAMSSDFNESDPTRASRAYDAKRDGFVIAGGAGVVVLEELERAKARGAKIYGEVVGYGATSDGYDMVAPSGEGAVRCMNMAIETVADEIDYINTHGTSTPVGDSREIGAIKEVFGDRMPHIQSTKSLTGHSLGAAGAQEAIYSLLMMQEGFIGKSAHIDELDPEFDGVPIVRERIDNARIDTVLSNSFGFGGTNATLVFQRYNG from the coding sequence ATGAGACGTGTTGTCGTCACAGGGTTGGGAATCGTATCCTCGATCGGAAACGATGCGGCCGAAGTCACCGCCTCGCTGCGTGAGGCGAAATCGGGCATTTCCTTTTCGCCGGACTTTGCGGAAAACGGCTTCCGCTGCCAGGTCTGGGGCAGCCCGAACATCGATACCAGCGACAAGGTCGATCGCCGCGCCATGCGGTTTCTCTCGCAGGGCGGCGCCTGGAACCATATCGCCATGAAGCAGGCGATCGCCGATTCCGGTCTTGAGGAAAGCGAATACAGCCAGAAGCCGCGCGTCGGCATCATCATGGGCTCGGGCGGACCGTCGACCCGCACCCTGATCGAAGCAGCCGACATCACCCGCAAGAACGGCTCACCGAAGCGGATCGGTCCCTTCGCCGTGCCGAAGGCGATGTCGTCGACGGCGTCTGCCACGCTTGCGACCTGGTTCAAGATCCACGGCATCAATTATTCGATCTCATCGGCCTGCTCGACCTCGGCGCACTGCATCGGCAATGCCGTCGAGATGATCCAGTGGGGCAAGCAGGACATGATGTTCGCCGGCGGCCACGAGGACCTCGACTGGACGATGTCCAACCTGTTCGACGCCATGGGCGCGATGTCGAGCGATTTCAACGAAAGCGATCCGACCCGGGCATCGCGGGCTTATGACGCCAAGCGCGACGGCTTCGTGATTGCCGGCGGCGCCGGCGTCGTGGTTCTGGAGGAACTGGAGCGCGCCAAGGCCCGCGGCGCCAAGATCTACGGCGAAGTTGTCGGCTACGGCGCCACGTCGGACGGCTACGACATGGTCGCCCCTTCCGGAGAAGGCGCGGTGCGCTGCATGAACATGGCGATCGAGACCGTCGCTGACGAGATCGACTACATCAACACCCACGGCACCTCGACACCGGTCGGCGACAGCCGCGAGATCGGCGCCATCAAGGAAGTCTTCGGCGACAGGATGCCGCACATCCAGTCGACCAAATCACTGACGGGGCATTCGCTGGGTGCTGCCGGCGCTCAGGAGGCGATCTACAGCCTGTTGATGATGCAGGAAGGCTTCATCGGCAAAAGCGCTCACATCGACGAACTCGACCCCGAATTCGATGGCGTTCCGATCGTGCGCGAGCGCATCGACAACGCCAGGATCGATACCGTCCTTTCCAACTCGTTCGGCTTTGGCGGCACGAACGCTACGCTGGTCTTCCAGCGCTACAATGGATAA